From a single Osmerus mordax isolate fOsmMor3 chromosome 6, fOsmMor3.pri, whole genome shotgun sequence genomic region:
- the tpi1b gene encoding triosephosphate isomerase B, with amino-acid sequence MSRKFFVGGNWKMNGDKKSLGELIQTLNSAKLDSNTEVVCGAPAIYLDFVRSKLDQKLGVAAQNCYKVAKGAFTGEISPAMIKDCGVHWVILGHSERRHVFGESDELIGQKTAHALENGLCVIACIGEKLDEREAGITEKVVFEQTKVIADNVKDWTKVVLAYEPVWAIGTGKTASPQQAQEVHDKLRQWMKANVSEEVAKSVRIIYGGSVTGGTCKELASQKDVDGFLVGGAALKPEFVDIINAKA; translated from the exons ATGAGCAGGAAATTCTTTGTAGGTGGTAACTGGAAGATGAATGGCGACAAGAAGAGTCTTGGCGAGCTTATCCAGACCCTGAATTCCGCCAAGCTGGACTCAAACACCG AGGTGGTGTGTGGAGCCCCAGCAATCTACCTTGACTTTGTCAGGTCCAAGCTGGACCAAAAGCTTGGTGTTGCCGCCCAGAACTGCTACAAGGTCGCTAAGGGAGCCTTCACAGGGGAGATCAG CCCTGCGATGATCAAGGACTGTGGCGTGCACTGGGTGATCCTCGGACACTCTGAGAGACGCCACGTCTTTGGAGAGAGTGATGAG CTCATTGGTCAGAAGACTGCCCACGCCCTGGAGAACGGCCTGTGTGTGATTGCCTGcattggagagaaactggaCGAGAGAGAGGCTGGCATCACAGAGAAGGTGGTCTTTGAACAGACCAAGGTCATTGCAG ACAACGTAAAGGACTGGACCAAGGTTGTCCTCGCCTACGAGCCTGTGTGGGCCATCGGCACTGGCAAGACTGCATCCCCACAGCAG GCCCAGGAGGTGCATGATAAACTGAGGCAGTGGATGAAGGCCAACGTGTCTGAGGAGGTCGCCAAATCAGTCAGGATAATCTACGGGG GTTCCGTGACCGGGGGCACCTGCAAGGAGCTCGCTTCCCAGAAGGATGTGGATGGTTTCTTGGTGGGCGGAGCTGCCCTCAAGCCAGAGTTTGTTGACATCATCAACGCCAAGGCGTAA
- the lpcat3 gene encoding lysophospholipid acyltransferase 5 encodes MAAPLMEKISESLGSTEPALRLILSVLSGYPCALLYRRFLFYQSPFVLHLFHTVSGLGFAAFNFGPQLYHSAVCILVQFLMLRLMGRTITAILSSFVFQMVYLLAGYYYTATEEYDIKWTMPHCVLALKLIGLSFDYYDGGKEPSELNPEQQKSSLSSVPSLLEMYGFAYFYGGFLVGPQFTLRSYQRLVAGELTDCPGQPPNSILPAMKRFSLGLLCLGIFMIFSPYYSDSYFLEDEYEAQPFWYRCLFILLWAKVILYKYVSCWVIAEGVCVLSGLGYNGLGSNGEHKWDACANMKVWQFETTPLFTGTIASFNINTNAWVARHIFKRLKFLGNKVMSQMATLLFLALWHGLHSGYILCFSMEFIIVNVERQYQALVKDSPLLTKLAQGPFYPLIYVAQQFIHWLFMGYPLVPFCLFTYDKWLKVYSSVYFCGHVFFFSIYMALPYLRKVLVPRKEQSEKKED; translated from the exons ATGGCGGCTCCCTTGATGGAGAAAATATCGGAATCTTTAGGTTCCACAGAACCAGCGCTTCGACTCATTCTTTCCGTTCTAAGTG GGTACCCCTGCGCCCTCTTATATCGACGGTTCCTCTTCTACCAGTCCCCTTTTGTCCTTCACCTGTTCCACACAGTATCCGGACTTGGATTTGCAGCTTTTAACTTTG GCCCTCAGCTCTATCACTCTGCAGTATGCATCTTAGTCCAGTTCCTGATGCTGAGGCTCATGGGAAGGACAATAACAGCCATCCTCAGCAGCTTTGTGTTTCAAATG GTTTACCTGCTGGCTGGTTATTACTACACTGCTACAGAGGAGTACGACATCAAATGGACTATGCCTCATTGCGTTCTCGCGCTCAAACTTATTG GTTTGTCATTTGATTACTATGACGGGGGGAAGGAACCA TCCGAGCTGAATCCAGAGCAGCAGAAGTCGTCCCTGTcgtctgtcccctccctcctagAGATGTACGGCTTCGCCTATTTCTACGGAGGCTTCCTGGTGGGGCCCCAGTTCACGCTGCGCAGCTACCAGAGGCTGGTGGCAGGGGAGCTGACTGATTGCCCCGGACAGCCCCCCAACAG TATTCTACCTGCTATGAAGCGGTTTTCCTTGGGCCTCCTCTGCCTGGGTATCTTCATGATATTCAGCCCGTACTACTCAGACAGCTACTTCCTCGAAGATGAGTACGAG GCTCAGCCCTTCTGGTATCGCTGCTTGTTCATCCTGCTCTGGGCTAAAGTCATCCTCTACAAATATGTCAGCTGCTGGGTCATCGCG GAAGGGGTGTGCGTACTGTCTGGACTCGGCTACAACGGTCTGGGTTCCAACGGGGAGCACAAATGGGACGCCTGCGCTAACATGAAGGTGTGGCAGTTCGAGACCACGCCCCTTTTCACGGGCACCATCGCCTCGTTCAACATCAACACTAACGCCTGGGTTGCCAG GCACATTTTCAAGCGGTTGAAGTTCCTGGGAAACAAGGTCATGTCTCAGATGGCGACCCTACTCTTCCTGGCCCTGTGGCACGGCCTGCACTCGGGGTACATCCTCTGTTTCTCCATGGAGTTCATCATCGTTAACGTGGAAAGACAG TACCAAGCTCTGGTGAAGGACAGCCCCCTGCTCACTAAACTGGCTCAAGGCCCCTTTTACCCGCTTATCTACGTCGCCCAGCAGTTCATTCACTGGCTGTTCATGGGCTATCCTCTGGTGCCATTCTGTCTCTTTACATACGACAAATGGCTCAAG GTGTACTCGTCCGTGTATTTTTGTGGTCATGTGTTCTTCTTCTCAATCTACATGGCCTTGCCGTACCTGCGCAAGGTTCTGGTGCCGAGGAAAGAACAGAGTGAGAAAAAGGAGGACTAA